The following proteins come from a genomic window of Thermodesulforhabdus norvegica:
- a CDS encoding ammonium transporter, translating into MDLFRLYKACKKRPALTPWVILPIVIPSLASGAEQPDTGDTAWVLMSSALVMFMIPGLAFFYSGMVRSKNVLSSIMHSMVSMGIIGVQWMVIGYSLAFGEGNSLIGGFSHVFLKGISTGSIIGTIPSFVFVWFQGMFAILTPALISGAVAERIKFSSYCVFLLLWATLVYDPVAHWVWGGGWLQKMEALDFAGGTVVHLTSGVSALAIVAVLRNRIGFPREAFLPHNLTLTVLGCALLWFGWLGFNAGSALGANGTAGLALCTTMTASCGAALSWIIMEWMLLKKPSALGFSSGAIAGLVAITPAAGFVTPFWALIIGLAAGVVCYYGVRLKYALRLDDSLDVVGIHGIGGMFGALATGAFAGVGATGLIHGNVRQMAVQILAAVSVALYCYVMTYLLARVVDFVMGLRVSEEAEINGLDKELHGESGYHFF; encoded by the coding sequence ATGGATCTTTTCCGTCTTTATAAAGCCTGTAAGAAGAGGCCTGCCTTAACTCCGTGGGTTATCTTACCGATAGTAATTCCATCCCTGGCCTCCGGGGCCGAGCAACCCGATACGGGAGATACGGCCTGGGTTCTTATGTCGTCGGCTCTTGTGATGTTCATGATACCCGGTCTTGCCTTTTTCTATTCCGGCATGGTCCGGAGTAAAAACGTTCTCAGCTCCATAATGCATTCGATGGTATCCATGGGCATCATCGGAGTCCAGTGGATGGTTATTGGTTACAGCCTCGCCTTTGGTGAAGGAAACTCTCTGATCGGGGGTTTTTCTCATGTGTTTTTAAAAGGTATAAGTACCGGGTCGATCATCGGAACTATCCCGTCCTTTGTGTTCGTGTGGTTCCAGGGGATGTTTGCAATTCTCACACCGGCTCTTATAAGCGGTGCCGTGGCGGAGAGGATAAAGTTCAGTTCATACTGCGTGTTTCTACTTCTGTGGGCTACCCTGGTCTATGATCCCGTGGCACACTGGGTTTGGGGTGGGGGATGGCTCCAGAAGATGGAAGCCCTGGATTTTGCCGGTGGTACCGTTGTTCATCTGACTTCCGGGGTTTCCGCCCTCGCGATTGTTGCGGTTTTACGAAACAGGATAGGCTTCCCAAGAGAGGCCTTCCTTCCTCATAACCTCACCCTTACGGTTCTTGGCTGTGCCTTGCTCTGGTTTGGTTGGCTGGGATTTAATGCCGGAAGCGCTCTGGGGGCCAATGGAACTGCAGGCCTTGCGTTGTGCACCACCATGACGGCTTCCTGTGGGGCAGCTCTTTCCTGGATAATTATGGAGTGGATGCTTTTAAAGAAGCCCAGCGCCCTGGGATTCAGTTCCGGAGCAATTGCAGGACTGGTGGCCATTACCCCGGCCGCAGGGTTCGTAACTCCCTTCTGGGCGCTGATAATCGGGCTTGCGGCGGGAGTGGTGTGTTATTACGGAGTGAGATTGAAATATGCACTGAGACTGGATGATTCTCTGGATGTCGTCGGTATCCACGGGATTGGAGGCATGTTCGGCGCTCTTGCTACGGGAGCCTTTGCAGGTGTTGGAGCAACGGGACTCATTCACGGCAATGTTCGTCAGATGGCGGTGCAGATCCTGGCGGCCGTTTCAGTGGCCCTTTATTGCTATGTGATGACCTATTTGCTTGCCAGGGTAGTGGATTTCGTCATGGGCCTCAGAGTTTCTGAAGAAGCGGAGATCAATGGGCTGGATAAGGAGCTTCATGGAGAGTCGGGATACCACTTCTTTTAA
- a CDS encoding P-II family nitrogen regulator, whose amino-acid sequence MFKIEAIIRPHKLSDVKDALLATGVQGLTVTEVKGFGRQRGRTEIYRGAEYDVSFIPKIMITLVVQDDQVEEVVDTIIRSASTGKVGDGKIFLYPVAEVIRIRTRESGPAAL is encoded by the coding sequence ATGTTTAAGATTGAGGCAATAATTAGACCTCACAAATTATCGGATGTTAAGGATGCCCTTCTTGCCACGGGGGTTCAGGGGCTGACGGTCACAGAGGTTAAAGGTTTCGGAAGGCAGAGGGGAAGGACGGAAATCTATCGTGGTGCGGAATACGACGTGAGTTTTATTCCGAAGATCATGATAACCCTTGTCGTTCAGGATGATCAGGTTGAGGAAGTCGTTGATACGATAATACGCAGTGCCAGCACCGGTAAAGTGGGGGACGGCAAGATTTTCTTGTATCCCGTGGCGGAAGTCATAAGGATCAGGACAAGGGAATCAGGGCCTGCCGCTTTATAA
- the glnA gene encoding type I glutamate--ammonia ligase — MTPKEVLEFAREKNVKMVDFKFLDFPGMWQHFSVPISELSESSFEEGFGFDGSSIRGWQPIHASDMLVIPDPDTAVIDPFMQVPTLSLICNVVDPITKEKYSRDPRYIAQKAEEYLKFTGIGDVAYFGPEAEFFIFDDVRYGDASHYAYYFLDSREGIWNSGREECPNLGYKLRHKEGYFPVPPSDTFQDIRTEMVLVMEQVGIQVECQHHEVATAGQAEIDMRFAPLVKMGDQLMWFKYIIKNVARRHGKTVTFMPKPLYGDNGSGMHTHTSIWKDGKPLFAGDKYAGLSDIALWAIGGILKHARAICAFTNPTTNSYKRLVPGYEAPVNLAYSSRNRSAAIRIPMYSPSPKAKRIEFRTPDPSCNGYLAFSAILMAMIDGIENRIDPGEPLDKDIYALSPEELKDVPSTPGSLDEALKALEEDHEFLMKGGVFTEDVIEEWISYKRTREVDPVRLRPHPHEFYLYFDV, encoded by the coding sequence ATGACACCGAAGGAAGTTTTGGAGTTTGCCCGGGAGAAAAACGTTAAGATGGTTGATTTCAAGTTTCTGGATTTTCCCGGAATGTGGCAGCACTTTTCGGTGCCCATCAGCGAGTTAAGTGAGTCGAGCTTTGAAGAGGGTTTTGGTTTTGACGGGTCGAGCATAAGGGGCTGGCAGCCGATTCATGCCAGCGATATGCTGGTCATACCCGACCCGGATACCGCCGTGATAGACCCCTTTATGCAGGTTCCAACTCTAAGCCTGATATGCAATGTCGTTGATCCTATAACCAAGGAAAAGTACTCACGGGATCCAAGGTACATTGCCCAGAAGGCCGAGGAATATCTGAAATTTACAGGCATAGGCGATGTCGCCTACTTTGGGCCAGAAGCGGAATTTTTCATTTTTGACGACGTCAGGTATGGAGATGCAAGCCATTACGCCTATTATTTTCTCGATTCCAGAGAAGGTATCTGGAATTCCGGTAGAGAAGAGTGCCCCAACCTGGGTTATAAGCTGCGTCATAAGGAAGGTTACTTTCCCGTACCGCCTTCGGACACTTTTCAGGACATCAGAACCGAAATGGTGCTGGTAATGGAGCAGGTGGGTATTCAGGTAGAGTGCCAGCATCATGAGGTTGCGACGGCAGGGCAGGCCGAGATCGATATGAGGTTCGCCCCGCTGGTCAAAATGGGTGATCAGCTTATGTGGTTTAAATACATAATCAAAAACGTAGCCCGACGACACGGCAAAACCGTTACCTTTATGCCAAAACCGCTTTACGGTGACAACGGTTCCGGAATGCATACCCATACGAGTATCTGGAAGGACGGGAAGCCTCTTTTTGCAGGAGACAAATACGCCGGGCTCAGCGACATCGCCCTATGGGCAATCGGCGGTATTCTTAAACATGCCCGGGCAATTTGTGCCTTCACCAATCCGACTACCAACTCCTACAAGAGGCTGGTGCCGGGTTACGAGGCGCCTGTAAACCTCGCCTACTCCAGCAGAAACAGAAGTGCCGCTATCCGCATTCCTATGTACTCGCCGTCTCCTAAAGCCAAACGCATAGAATTTCGCACTCCAGATCCGTCATGCAACGGCTACCTTGCCTTCAGTGCAATTCTGATGGCAATGATTGACGGGATTGAGAATCGAATCGATCCCGGCGAACCTCTTGACAAGGACATTTATGCTCTCAGCCCTGAAGAACTCAAGGACGTGCCTTCCACTCCCGGCTCTCTCGACGAAGCGCTCAAGGCACTGGAAGAAGATCATGAGTTCCTGATGAAGGGAGGAGTCTTCACGGAGGATGTTATTGAGGAATGGATCAGTTATAAGAGAACTCGGGAGGTGGACCCGGTCAGGCTGAGACCCCATCCTCATGAGTTCTATCTTTACTTCGACGTGTAG
- a CDS encoding FAD-dependent oxidoreductase — MGQKTGVQPLLKHIRIDGIENGRRVDSRVLEERIQQAVADGYRFLEVHAFGQHGIGGRLWRAGDEHVLVQVYGPVGQRLGCMGFPNTTIEVMGPVSDDVGWLNAGAEIIVHGNAANGAGNAMAQGKIYIAGNIGARGMTMTKHNPRFDPPELWVLGSVGDYFAEFMAGGIAVICGYEAQNPDNVIGYRPCVGMVGGRIYFRGPHKGYSEPDVKLVPIGDEDWQWLEKNLRVFLEKIDRLELFPELSKREQWQLLVARSPMEKTTRKRRSMREFRVQVWNKELGPGGLVGDLIEFDTSPIPVITTGILRRYVPVWENRKYAPPCYDACPTGIPVHQRWQLIREGRIDEAVDLALTYTPFPAAVCGYLCPNLCMQACTRQSRGLPPVDVSLLGKASIKADVKDIPPVTGKKIAVVGGGPAGLSVAWQLRMKGHDVTVYDMKKELGGKITEVIPRNRIPDEVIRAELERARRVLPHVHLQQKLTRDDLERMRSDYDFIVIATGAQKPRILPVPGKERLIPALEFLRKSKVGEATVGKRVVIIGAGNVGCDAATEAHRLGAEEITLLDIQEPASFGKERREAEAVGAKFRWPVFTKAIREDGVELTTGEVIPADTVIVSIGDQPDLDFLPESVETERGFVKVNEFYQTSDPQIFAVGDVVRIGLITEAIGAGRVAAEAIDAISKGEDPVKARHRVKPALPVVDKHRVKVEYFEARRIPFGSVDECAQECASCGQCRDCGICITVCPQGAISRREKENGDFEMVVDEEKCIGCGFCAGACPCGVWNLVENEPYEVLASRK, encoded by the coding sequence ATGGGACAAAAAACAGGTGTTCAGCCTTTGCTTAAACACATAAGAATTGACGGGATAGAAAACGGTCGTCGGGTGGATTCCCGGGTTCTCGAGGAGAGAATCCAGCAGGCCGTCGCCGATGGATACCGTTTTCTGGAAGTACACGCATTCGGTCAGCATGGGATCGGTGGACGCCTATGGCGGGCAGGTGACGAGCACGTTCTCGTTCAGGTTTACGGCCCGGTGGGTCAGAGACTCGGCTGCATGGGGTTTCCCAACACGACGATTGAGGTAATGGGGCCTGTTTCAGATGATGTCGGCTGGTTGAATGCGGGTGCGGAGATTATCGTACACGGCAATGCCGCCAACGGTGCCGGAAACGCCATGGCTCAGGGCAAGATTTACATTGCCGGAAACATCGGAGCCCGTGGCATGACCATGACCAAACACAATCCCCGTTTCGACCCTCCCGAACTGTGGGTGCTGGGCTCCGTTGGGGACTACTTCGCCGAATTTATGGCGGGAGGAATTGCCGTTATCTGTGGTTATGAGGCTCAAAATCCCGACAATGTTATCGGCTACAGGCCCTGTGTCGGAATGGTGGGGGGTCGCATCTACTTTCGAGGACCTCATAAAGGGTACAGCGAACCCGACGTGAAACTGGTGCCCATCGGCGACGAGGATTGGCAGTGGCTGGAGAAAAACCTGAGGGTTTTTCTCGAAAAGATCGACAGGTTGGAGCTGTTTCCGGAGCTTTCGAAGCGAGAGCAATGGCAGCTTCTGGTGGCGCGCTCCCCTATGGAGAAAACCACCCGGAAGAGACGATCCATGAGGGAATTCCGGGTTCAGGTCTGGAATAAGGAGCTTGGTCCTGGAGGGCTTGTGGGTGATCTTATAGAGTTCGACACAAGCCCGATACCCGTGATAACGACGGGTATCTTGAGACGTTATGTGCCGGTATGGGAGAATCGCAAGTATGCTCCACCCTGCTACGACGCATGCCCTACGGGAATTCCCGTTCATCAAAGATGGCAGCTTATAAGAGAAGGGAGAATTGATGAAGCCGTCGACCTTGCCCTGACTTATACCCCCTTTCCTGCAGCCGTTTGCGGCTATCTCTGCCCCAACCTCTGTATGCAGGCATGTACGCGACAATCCAGAGGATTACCCCCTGTTGATGTGAGCCTGCTCGGAAAAGCCAGTATTAAGGCCGACGTGAAAGACATTCCTCCCGTTACCGGAAAAAAGATTGCCGTAGTCGGTGGAGGGCCTGCGGGTCTGTCGGTAGCCTGGCAGCTCAGGATGAAAGGCCACGATGTGACCGTTTATGACATGAAGAAGGAGTTGGGCGGTAAGATTACGGAGGTAATTCCTAGAAATCGCATACCCGATGAGGTTATCAGGGCGGAGCTGGAGAGGGCTCGCAGGGTTCTGCCTCACGTTCATCTCCAGCAAAAGCTCACCAGAGACGATCTGGAGCGTATGCGATCCGATTACGACTTCATCGTAATTGCAACGGGCGCTCAAAAACCGCGCATTCTGCCGGTACCGGGAAAAGAAAGGTTGATTCCGGCTCTGGAGTTTCTGAGGAAGAGTAAGGTGGGGGAAGCCACCGTGGGTAAGCGGGTTGTGATCATAGGAGCAGGAAACGTAGGGTGTGATGCGGCCACTGAAGCCCACAGGCTCGGTGCCGAGGAGATAACCCTTCTTGACATTCAGGAACCTGCCTCTTTCGGGAAAGAGCGCAGAGAAGCGGAGGCGGTAGGGGCGAAGTTCAGATGGCCTGTGTTCACGAAGGCTATAAGAGAAGACGGAGTAGAGCTGACCACAGGCGAAGTTATACCGGCGGACACGGTCATCGTTTCAATAGGTGATCAACCCGATCTTGATTTCCTGCCTGAAAGCGTTGAAACGGAACGGGGATTCGTAAAGGTGAATGAGTTCTATCAGACCTCGGATCCTCAAATATTTGCCGTGGGTGATGTGGTAAGAATAGGCCTGATAACGGAAGCAATAGGGGCCGGTCGAGTAGCTGCCGAAGCGATAGATGCAATATCGAAGGGCGAAGACCCCGTGAAGGCCCGTCACCGTGTAAAGCCTGCTCTTCCTGTTGTGGATAAGCATCGTGTGAAGGTGGAATATTTTGAAGCCCGTCGGATTCCCTTCGGCTCCGTCGATGAATGTGCACAGGAATGTGCATCCTGCGGGCAATGCCGTGATTGTGGTATATGCATTACGGTGTGTCCTCAGGGCGCTATATCCCGCAGGGAGAAGGAAAACGGCGATTTTGAGATGGTTGTAGATGAAGAAAAGTGCATCGGTTGCGGTTTCTGCGCCGGGGCCTGTCCTTGTGGTGTCTGGAATCTGGTAGAAAACGAACCCTACGAAGTGCTCGCCTCAAGAAAGTAA
- a CDS encoding glutamate synthase-related protein, protein MATNGTITPSTLSKKDLPWQVLWDKERCALCGRCTAACPVHAIELGVFRKRIIQPALGKDTQPGNVYQVYYGIRQKTDPAYACVGCATCTLVCPNECIFPVRSDEIDKLRFHINQGGQPRRRGGRRNVPEGILDRIKFVRISMLTDPALDAGRHEFELRTLLGRILPPEEGLRLLREEGWMPPVREIYPLIIGSMSFGALSPTMWEGLQMGVAYLNEELGMPVRICTGEGGVPPRLLRSRFIKYVIIQIASGYFGWDEIIHAIPEMKEDPCAIEIKYGQGAKPGDGGLLMWYKVNKLIAAIRGVPPGVSLPSPPTHQTLYSIEEAVAKMIQSLYMAWGFRVPVYPKISGTTTALAVLNNLTRNPYAAGLAIDGEDGGTGAAYNVSMDHMGHPIASNIRECYLNLVKLGKQNEIPLFAAGGVGKRGNLAANAAALIMLGASGVQIGKYIMQAAAGCVGSESDRCNICNIGLCPKGITSQDPRLYRRLDPEKVAERVVDVFVSFDTELKKIVAPLGRSTSLPIGMSDAIGIDDYHAAERLQIKYVV, encoded by the coding sequence ATGGCGACAAACGGAACCATTACCCCTTCAACTTTGAGCAAAAAGGACCTGCCCTGGCAGGTTCTCTGGGATAAGGAGCGTTGTGCTCTTTGCGGAAGATGCACTGCGGCCTGCCCGGTTCATGCCATTGAACTGGGCGTGTTCAGGAAAAGAATTATTCAGCCTGCTCTGGGTAAGGATACCCAACCGGGTAACGTATATCAGGTGTACTACGGCATAAGGCAGAAAACGGATCCGGCATATGCCTGTGTGGGATGTGCTACCTGCACACTCGTTTGTCCCAATGAGTGCATTTTCCCGGTGAGAAGCGATGAGATAGACAAGCTCAGGTTTCACATCAACCAGGGAGGACAGCCAAGGCGCAGGGGTGGTAGAAGAAACGTGCCGGAAGGGATACTGGATCGAATAAAGTTCGTGCGCATATCCATGCTTACGGACCCGGCGCTAGATGCAGGGCGTCATGAGTTTGAATTGAGAACCCTTCTGGGACGAATCCTGCCGCCCGAAGAGGGATTGAGGTTGCTAAGGGAAGAAGGGTGGATGCCCCCGGTGAGAGAAATATATCCTCTGATTATAGGCAGTATGTCCTTCGGTGCGCTTTCTCCCACAATGTGGGAAGGGCTTCAAATGGGGGTTGCATACCTCAACGAGGAGCTCGGTATGCCCGTTCGGATTTGCACCGGGGAAGGGGGAGTTCCTCCGAGGCTTTTGCGCTCCAGATTCATAAAGTACGTCATAATTCAGATTGCAAGCGGTTACTTTGGCTGGGACGAGATAATCCATGCAATTCCGGAGATGAAGGAGGATCCCTGCGCCATCGAAATCAAGTACGGGCAGGGTGCCAAGCCGGGTGATGGCGGGTTGCTTATGTGGTACAAGGTCAACAAGCTTATTGCCGCAATCCGGGGTGTTCCCCCCGGTGTCAGCCTCCCCAGCCCTCCGACCCACCAAACCCTTTACTCCATTGAGGAAGCAGTAGCAAAAATGATCCAGTCCCTTTACATGGCCTGGGGATTCAGGGTTCCCGTTTATCCAAAGATCTCAGGAACCACGACGGCTCTGGCGGTTCTAAACAACCTCACACGAAACCCCTATGCAGCCGGTCTGGCAATTGACGGTGAAGACGGGGGAACGGGAGCGGCTTACAACGTGTCGATGGATCACATGGGCCATCCCATTGCGAGCAACATAAGAGAATGCTACCTGAATCTGGTTAAACTGGGAAAGCAGAACGAGATTCCGCTCTTTGCCGCAGGTGGCGTGGGGAAACGGGGCAATCTTGCTGCGAATGCAGCGGCCCTTATCATGCTGGGAGCCAGTGGTGTACAGATAGGCAAATACATCATGCAGGCTGCCGCCGGTTGCGTCGGTTCGGAATCAGACCGTTGCAATATATGCAACATAGGGCTGTGTCCCAAGGGGATCACTTCTCAGGATCCGCGTCTCTACAGGCGGCTTGATCCTGAAAAGGTAGCTGAAAGGGTTGTCGATGTCTTCGTTAGTTTCGATACCGAACTCAAGAAAATAGTGGCCCCTCTGGGCAGATCCACATCACTTCCCATCGGAATGTCCGACGCCATCGGTATAGACGATTATCATGCCGCCGAACGGCTACAGATTAAATATGTCGTGTGA
- a CDS encoding glutamate synthase produces the protein MCRLFAITSELPCSPMTAITALDVMKEGHDGSGVGLFMTDLAGPWEEFKGAPILSGIFTNKGLKQLDHYMMELGFTTKYKLSIKLPKAPPPGVPKRDVYLIRAYDYPESWEGLSQEEVNHRLMMIRLQLRQMGLDTGDMVVFSFWPDVIMIKEIGDPMTVAEYLGLDRKELRARVIMAQGRQNTNYAINLYACHPFFIQGIATMTNGENTAFVPIREFLESRGFPGYIGYQSDSEVFTHILHYMYYKLGFGIEMYKHLITPLQDRDLECHPNGSFLRHIKHTCRRLTIDGPNCVIGVLPDKTMFMVQDRKKLRPGVVGGKPGMWAFSSEICGLDAAIPDRDKSKDFQPMYLDTAVVGSDRKEVKIWRQTEPLPLQL, from the coding sequence ATGTGTCGGTTGTTTGCCATTACAAGTGAGTTGCCCTGTTCTCCCATGACGGCCATTACGGCCCTCGATGTTATGAAGGAGGGTCATGATGGCTCGGGAGTGGGGTTATTCATGACCGATCTGGCAGGTCCGTGGGAGGAGTTTAAGGGAGCGCCTATTTTGTCCGGTATTTTTACCAACAAGGGCCTAAAACAGCTCGATCATTATATGATGGAGCTGGGCTTTACCACCAAGTACAAGTTGTCCATAAAGCTACCCAAAGCTCCTCCGCCGGGTGTACCAAAAAGAGACGTCTATTTGATTCGCGCTTATGACTACCCCGAATCATGGGAAGGACTGAGCCAGGAGGAAGTAAATCATCGGCTTATGATGATCAGACTTCAATTGAGGCAGATGGGTCTGGATACCGGTGACATGGTGGTTTTCAGTTTCTGGCCTGACGTTATTATGATCAAGGAAATCGGTGATCCCATGACCGTGGCCGAATACCTGGGGCTTGATCGGAAAGAGCTCCGGGCCCGCGTGATTATGGCTCAGGGTCGGCAGAACACCAACTACGCCATCAATCTTTATGCATGCCATCCCTTCTTCATCCAGGGCATAGCCACGATGACCAACGGCGAAAACACGGCCTTCGTGCCCATTCGTGAGTTCCTGGAATCCAGAGGATTTCCCGGTTATATCGGCTATCAGTCTGATTCGGAAGTGTTCACCCATATTCTCCACTACATGTACTACAAGCTGGGTTTTGGAATAGAGATGTACAAACATCTTATAACGCCTCTTCAGGACCGGGATCTGGAATGTCATCCCAACGGTTCATTCCTGAGGCATATAAAACACACCTGCAGAAGGCTTACAATCGACGGCCCTAATTGCGTAATTGGGGTACTTCCCGACAAAACGATGTTTATGGTCCAGGACCGAAAAAAGCTCAGACCCGGTGTTGTCGGAGGAAAACCGGGGATGTGGGCGTTTTCCTCAGAAATCTGCGGGCTTGATGCCGCCATACCCGATCGGGATAAGAGCAAGGACTTTCAGCCCATGTATCTGGATACGGCGGTTGTCGGTTCGGACCGTAAGGAGGTTAAGATATGGCGACAAACGGAACCATTACCCCTTCAACTTTGA
- a CDS encoding sigma-54 interaction domain-containing protein has product MGEEVRIEYTYDELVALHEIARILSDSTDIRDQLRKVLDVLSGRLGMQRGMISVLDMTTGEVWLDVAQGMSIPPGAVTYRLGEGITGRVAQTGRPIAVANLSNEIHFLDRTGARKSLNRSELSFLCVPVKFRGRVVGVLSVDKLAQNVVNLDREVALLSSVAELLGKVVYYRAVEEENLRLRKVVADARRPKTDIVGKSKGIEEVLRLIDQVADSNMTVLIYGETGTGKELVARAIHENSKRASGPLVRVNCAAIPDTLLESELFGHEKGAFTGAMTRRRGRFEEAHKGTIFLDEVGELSPTAQAKLLRVLQEKEFEPLGSSRVVRVDVRVIAATNKNLEEAVEQGKFRADLYFRLNAFPIYIPPLRERGADILLLADHFVCKYAKEFGKPVRRISTSAIEMLMSYHWPGNVRELENCIERAVLLAEGDTIDAVHLPPSLQMKKKSENEPVRGKLETLVGTYERDLIVDALKETRGNISEAARILGTTRRIIHYKAKKYGIDLGKLRGTGA; this is encoded by the coding sequence ATGGGAGAGGAGGTAAGGATTGAATATACTTACGATGAACTTGTGGCACTGCACGAAATTGCACGGATCCTTTCCGACTCGACGGACATTCGCGACCAGTTGAGGAAGGTTCTGGATGTTTTGAGCGGTCGGCTTGGTATGCAGAGAGGAATGATTTCCGTACTGGATATGACCACGGGTGAGGTGTGGCTGGATGTAGCTCAGGGGATGTCTATTCCCCCTGGTGCCGTTACCTATCGACTGGGTGAAGGAATTACCGGCAGGGTAGCCCAAACGGGACGCCCCATAGCCGTGGCAAACCTGAGTAATGAGATTCATTTTCTCGACCGGACGGGTGCAAGGAAGAGCCTTAACAGGTCGGAGCTATCTTTTCTTTGCGTGCCTGTAAAGTTCAGGGGTAGGGTTGTGGGGGTTTTATCGGTGGACAAACTTGCTCAGAATGTTGTCAACCTGGACCGGGAAGTTGCTCTGTTGTCGTCGGTGGCGGAGCTTCTGGGAAAGGTGGTCTACTATAGGGCCGTGGAGGAGGAGAACCTGAGGCTCAGAAAGGTTGTGGCCGATGCTCGGCGGCCGAAAACCGATATAGTAGGGAAGTCAAAGGGGATAGAGGAGGTACTTCGCCTGATCGATCAGGTTGCCGATTCCAATATGACGGTTCTGATCTACGGAGAAACTGGGACTGGAAAAGAGCTTGTTGCCAGGGCAATTCATGAAAACAGCAAGAGGGCATCGGGGCCTCTTGTCAGGGTCAACTGCGCTGCAATTCCTGACACTCTTCTCGAAAGTGAACTCTTTGGACACGAAAAGGGAGCATTTACGGGGGCCATGACCCGCAGACGCGGTCGCTTCGAGGAGGCGCATAAGGGAACGATCTTTCTTGATGAGGTTGGAGAACTGTCGCCCACGGCTCAGGCTAAACTGCTCAGGGTTCTCCAGGAAAAGGAGTTTGAACCTCTGGGTTCCTCCAGAGTCGTGAGAGTCGATGTGAGGGTTATTGCAGCTACGAACAAAAACCTTGAGGAGGCCGTGGAACAGGGGAAATTTCGGGCAGATCTCTATTTCAGGTTAAATGCCTTTCCTATATACATTCCTCCCCTTCGAGAGCGAGGAGCAGACATATTGCTTCTGGCAGATCATTTTGTTTGCAAATATGCAAAGGAGTTTGGAAAACCCGTGAGAAGAATTTCCACTTCTGCCATAGAAATGCTGATGTCTTATCACTGGCCGGGTAATGTTCGAGAACTTGAAAACTGCATCGAGAGGGCCGTCCTGCTGGCCGAAGGAGATACCATTGACGCCGTGCATCTACCCCCATCCCTCCAGATGAAGAAAAAGAGTGAAAACGAACCGGTTCGTGGTAAACTCGAAACCCTCGTGGGAACCTACGAAAGAGATCTTATAGTGGATGCTCTCAAAGAAACACGAGGCAACATTTCAGAGGCCGCCCGAATACTGGGAACAACAAGGCGCATAATACACTATAAAGCCAAAAAGTACGGCATAGACCTGGGGAAATTACGTGGGACGGGTGCATAG
- a CDS encoding helix-turn-helix transcriptional regulator, producing MMERYIRIGDLSARYGIPKSTVYYLIRTQKFPRPIKIGQRRVVWSVEEVEEWINRRRKIQAQK from the coding sequence ATGATGGAGAGATACATCCGGATCGGTGATTTAAGCGCCAGATACGGCATACCCAAAAGTACCGTTTATTATCTAATACGGACACAAAAGTTCCCCCGGCCTATCAAGATCGGACAACGACGGGTTGTGTGGAGTGTCGAAGAGGTCGAAGAGTGGATCAACAGGCGACGCAAAATACAGGCGCAAAAATAG